atttctgtaatcatttacatagcctcatgtctttccaaacctgtatgacatatTCTTCTGCAGCTGAGTTATGATGACTTTTCCCTTCCACTGTATGAAGACTTctcaaaactaaattattttatgttttacacagAAATGACGTTTTAAACAGATTTAAAGTCACTTAAAGTGTGTGTAAATGATGCTTACTGGCCAACTGAGGGAGGTAAGCTATATTAAAATGGCTTTTAGTTTTCTCACAACAATGGTTGTGTGAAAGAAAACGAGGAGCTCTAGAGAAAGCGCACAATAGCAGGTTTTGGATGAATGACTAGCTATTTACAAGTGTGATCAGTCAAAGGTTTAGGTTACTTGTGTGAAAGTAGTCCAACAGCGATGAAATCAGTAGAAGAGAGCTGCACAAACGTGTCTTTGTGATGTGAGGTCATGTGATGTCATCCTCATCGCTGTATAATGTGGAATGTAGAGGATGTCGGAGAGTCCAATGCCACAGTTCGAGCGCTGCATGAGAGTTTAATAATGTTCCAGTGCAGGACATGTGGATCAACAACCCACCGTTTAAAAGACCGACCATCACCGTTGTCGAGCAGCTTCTGTGGCCTCTGCCTGTCTCTTGCGTTCTTGAGGTAAAGCAGGTACAGCAGGCTGATCTCGCGCTGTGAGGCCGGAATACAGAATGCGACTATTATGCGGCCTCCTCGTCACACTTTTATTTGCTGAGGTGAGTAacgcagcattttattttattattttagagttTACAAAAACATGTTAGTTATGAACTTTGATGTAggattattattatacatatatacttttttatcatTCACATTTTGTTGTCATGCATCTCTTGCTCCTTTAGTCTCTGTGACACAAATGTCTTACATTTTCCACACGCAGACACAATGTCTATGTAGCACACAACATTGTTTATTGTTCTCGTCCATGAATCAGACAAGAAGCTCTTTGTAGTTTATTTTCCATGATATCAGATGCagctgtcacaaaaaaataaaaaaataaataaaataaaaataagaaaaacaccattatgttaaaatatatggtTTTCACTTAAAAGGACACAGAGCAAAAAGGTTTGACGCTGTGATAGTCATTTATTTTGATTGACTATTTGTGCAGAGGTTAATTTTGTGTTAGCTTTTAATTACTGGAAACAGTTGTCTCTATAGTACTTGACATGAATCAACTGGCTAGACTGGAAAAAACATGAGTGTCTTTTTCACACACAAGACAAAATGATAGTTCTTCCATGCAAATGAACCCAGTTGATTACTTTTGTACACATGAGACTTCATTTATAAAACTATCTCTTCATTTGCAGACagttgctgaaaaaaagtactgTTGGTACTTTGAAGGAGATTATCCTGTGTACTTCATGTAAGTAtagtagataaaatagaattgaaTAGAGCAGTTGTTGTGGTTTTACGGAAGGAAACAAGAAGCTAGAAAACCAGGACCCAGACTACCCCAATCTTTACTAACCTCACCCCTTTCTACTTTGTTCTTAATAGTTGAAACAGAATGGTGGTTAAAGAACTCATTCAGATGCACAGTGAAAAAAGAGAATTCCTTAGCTCAGAAACTTTCCCCCTTTTTTAATGGTTTCAATAAGAGTAATTTATCACAAGTGCTCCTGTACAGCCAGCCGCTGACATACGCCACAGGAGGTGAGCTACAAACTGTTCAGTCTTCACACCAAAAGCACAGATGAATTCTCCTGCAGCCGCAGCAGACACTGCATCACGCttcttaattacatttaattcaaaagaACGCATTCATCATCAAGTTTGCTTTTACCTCACAAGTCATTTGTGCAGCAACAAATACTAGACttcatcttaaaaatattttctgaatgaaaactGTAAACTAACTATAAATCTGTAGattcatatatttttacatgtcattttttcctgtgatggcaaagctgaatttttagcagccattatgccagtcttcagtgtcacatgattctccacaaataatgatttgctgctcaagaaccatttcttatcATTGTCACccttgaaaacagttgagctgcttaaccTGTTTATGGAAACCCTGATacactttgatgaatagaatacaGAATAATAGAAACAGAAGTTATGTGAAAtagtttttgtaacattataaatttcttaCTGACACTTTTGACCAATTGACTGCATctttgctgaccccaaacttctgaaggACGAATATGTCTGTTTCATAGATGCAAGACATATGAGGACTGCTGTGGCACACAATGCTGTGTTCGAGCCCTTTCTGTTCAGAGAATATGGTATTTCTGGTGAGTCACTTGTTAgaagttctttttcattttgaagGTTTTTAAAATACAGGATTTTTTTGGAAATCAGAAAGAGTGGATCGGAACACCCATCCATTTCTCAAACCATTTGTCCTAAGTTTTATGGTATTTCTGATAAGTTTGGATATTATTTTTTTGAGAGGACACTGAGCCACTGTGGATCAGAACAATTCAAGTGATTTCATGGGCTGTTTTTGATTGATCTGTAGGCTGCTGCTGATAATTGGCATTTTGTGCTGCTGCAGTACTGGGTACTTCATTCGCAGACGTGTCCACCCTTACTCTCCACCCGAGGGAACtgattttaatgtgtcctttacCAGACACCCCATCACAGCACCAGGTAATCTCTTCCTCTGCACTCGTCTTGCATACAGCGCACATGTGGTCTTATCCGCTGTGTGTATgtcatctctgtgtgtttgtaggaTTGCATCAAGCTGGCTTTCACAATTATGGAGACTCGGAGACTGCAGTCATCTCCACCGTCTACCCAGCGCAGAACCACCCCAGTCACGTGACTGCAGTGTATTCAGCCCTGCCGTCCTACTACAGCCAGCCCCCTCCTTCCTATGATCAGGTCATGCAGGACTCGCAGAAGAAATAAACAGACCCTTAGCACAGTGACTTTTTCTTATTCAAActgtgaaagaaagaaacagaagaagCTCAATAACTCAGGCATGACTGGAAGAAAACAAACGTACAAACTGGAGCAGAAGTACGAGTACAAAAACTAGAAGTTAAAGACACTGAAACGCCTCCATCTTTCTCTCAGCATACAAGACTGCTGGCGGCTTACGGTTCCTCATCTGTGGTCGCAGAAAGTGCACTTAAGTTTTCAATGTCAGGACTGaagtatatgtttataagcataACAGGTTATACATAAGCTTTCATATTAGTGCCAGGGATTATAGCAGATCAGTTTAAGAACAGTAACAACAAAGCCTCAACAAACTGcttgttttatacttttatattgttcgctttaaaaatattttcatatgtaaaatgaaatttatttcttCACACATAAAGGGTATTAAACACTTCCTGAATGTCAATGAAAGTTATTGATTAAAATCCACTGACTAATACAACTTTTTATATTAGACTTATCACCCATAAccttaataaagtttttaaaaataataaaaaaaattaaaacttatttctgtctttgtttgttttttttgtttgttttattttattttatatttttttttttttttttatttttaattgtttttgatttaataaatagatttttatagaCTATTTAATAAATTGGATTCTATTGAATTGAGATCTGCTGACTATGGAGGTTGTTTGAGTATAATGAACTCATTGACATGTTCTAGAAGCCAGTTCGAggtgatttgagctttgtgatatGGTGTGTTGTCCTGCTGCTTCGCCACTGTTCTCCAAGgcatggacatggtcagcaacaatactcaggtaggctgtgacatttaaacaatattcaaaTAGTACTAAGGAGCACAAGTGTGCCAAGAAAAATATCCTCCACACATAACACAaccagcagcagcctgaaccattgaaaGAAGGCAGGAAGGATCCATGGTCACATGttgtttatgccaaattctgaccctaccatctgaatatcacagcagaaatcaagactcatcagaccaggtgACCTTTTTCCAGtgttctattgtccaattttggagagcctgtgcaaattgtaggctcagtttcctgttcttagctgacaggagtggcaccggGTGCTGCTATAACCCATCTGCTTCAAGgtttgatgtgttgtgtgttcGAAGATGCTCTTCTGCTTACAGGCACTTCAGTGGTAATGAGtagttatttgagttactgttgcctttctatcagctCAAACCTATTCTCTGGCATTCTCACTCACAGAACTGTCGCTCACTGGATATCTTCTCTTGTATTTTTTAGACCATTcactgtaaaccctagagatggtcaTGCATGGAAATTCCAGCAAATAAGCAGTTTCTGAAATAACTAGATATTTGCGTTAATGAGCTGttattctattttttgttttataaacagATATGCATGTACAGATGTACACGTGTTCAGATATAGGTGACCTGATATAATCCTTCTTTGTAAATCAAACCTAGCAGAGATTTTGTGGCTGCTCGGTTTGGTTTCAAAGTTCATATTTGGAACAAGTTTTGGTACAGCTTTGTTTAATATAGTagtattatttagaaataataataataaaatataataatattaaaattgtgttaagtaatattaatattctttataattataatattaataaaacaaagtaaaacattcttacctaatataaataaatgattaatatttaatatattaatattatttgaaacaataaatatctttattcgtgtcatatataaatatatagatttttttttttttgaagtttactTTACATTGTCAACAGTTCATTAccaccacaaggtggcgctgtaaAGTAATAATCTCCAGTGGACTCGACCTCTTTAGTTTCAGGTCTAGGCATTATTAATACCTATCGTTGTACTTTGAAGAAAAAGCACACATGCCAACATTAGTTTATGTCATGTCATAACTGATTCCTCAGAATGATAATATATGCAGCAATCAATCAAATTTGCCTTGTCTGGAAAAGGACAAAAATGCCTCTGAAGATGTTCAAggtgaaaaaaaagagatgccTTTAAACAGTGCTCTGAATGATCAGATCTGAGACTGTGTTTGCTTCAGTATCCAGTCTCTCTTGGCACATTACTCAAGTTATGCTTGAAAAAGTCATTCTTTTGACGCAGTTGTAAGTTGTGTAGCAGTGGAGTGAGTCTCTTCAGAGATGAGGCCAGATCAACATGGCAGTAGTGGCAGACCTGTTCTTATGCAACCTTTGAGTCTAGACTTCATTATTTGATATTTCTTTCACAGAGAACAATAATTcaacaattacattaatacaaagGCCTTGGGAACGCCGCTAAATGAAAGTGACTGAAACCATCCCATTTGTTCCTGCAATACGGAATGGATAGTTTCTGTTGactaaggggtcatatgatgctgctaaaaagaacattattttgtgtatttggtgtaatgaaatgtgtttatgcggtttaagataaaaaaaaaaaaaacacattattttccacatgatatacattattgtttctcctgtatgccccgccttctgaaacgcggcgatttttttataaagctcatcgCTCTGCAAGGGAGTTGTGATTGgcagaatgcctcaagcgtgtgacggaaatgttacgccccttaacgtAATGTgatgacgagacaaaaacataaaacccattataaacgtgatataaatatgatttctaatcgtgttttcttttggaaagcaaaaacaaagtagtttcgctttctcaaccaAACAGCGTCACATACCGCGGCCTTGAGTCAGCAGAAGCGGGTGGCTTGAACGGTGcggcaggtggattctacgaaggagtgtaccttggtcttgcagcaaccacatgtgacgaccccaggctggactccgctttgtccacggtgaaagctgatccggcgatccactgtgcaaagttgatatatttcctcagcgaccagcacggatcagctccagtcatgacgaagcagatatcgtcctcttttggaaggccaaacaaagtagtttcgcttttcacagtgaaacacacagcatctatacgacatggtggcggcggcggcaacaatactacaatgagaataaaaggtatgccttctttctttgcgtgaacatctgggcggtgttatgcacatcttcccacatactgacgtagacatgtggggacgtgttagaaccactgttgccaactaattttcagggaaagttgctaaaggaaggtcgttttgttgctaaaagttgctaaatgacattgtgatgtcattgcgTGATGACGTCATTACATAATCACGAAGCAAAATTGTCACTACATCAAAtctcagtaaaaaaatatatatttttacattccatttgtttgtaaaataatataaatgcataatataatgttaaaataaataactatttttatataaaatattgagtTATTGAACGATTACAAGTTTTTTTATtagctagtaaactagtaaaactacacattctgaactAGTTTTAACCAGTGTATTCGTAGTCAGtatgctacactctaagaaaagaaTTCACAggtttttacctgcattttttcaattttcaattacgcattgtattttgtgtttcggGTTACAACGGATAATGgaaaatgtcctggaaaattactagtagcctatctttttaattttttctagatatagaaatatatatttatatatacgaTATAGTATTTTTCTTACATAGTACTGACTGATCAACAATCACAGGTAAAACAAGGTGTATCAAGGTGtattggtttcctctttttgtgaaatttagatggaaaatatgtgtcacttatcaaaagttgctaaaagtagccaaataaaattaaaaaatagctaaatttgttgctatgTGCTTTTGGAAGAagaagttgctagggtagtctgaaaagttgctaaatctagcaacaaaattgctaagttggcaacactggttagaacgagccgtttcaagGGGTCGAATCTCAGGGGGGCAAATCTCTTtgcatttgagactttagtctttgcaactttacagatcttctttattcaccaagagcttgtaacactccaaagagaaaggaaaattttaaattgcaccatatgacccctttaattgataaaaaaaagtagtagttGTTCACTCTGTGGCCCAACAGGGTCTGTTTAGGTTTAGGTAGAGGTCAAGGATACGGTCGCTTTAAGGTACAGTATCTAGCTTGTGTCTTCAGGTGCATTAGAgtgaaggaaaaagaaagaaagagcgcTTCAGACCACTCTTCATGTCAGCATCGCTTGTGGCCTCTGAAA
Above is a genomic segment from Cyprinus carpio isolate SPL01 chromosome A2, ASM1834038v1, whole genome shotgun sequence containing:
- the LOC109107203 gene encoding vesicular, overexpressed in cancer, prosurvival protein 1-like — translated: MRLLCGLLVTLLFAETVAEKKYCWYFEGDYPVYFICKTYEDCCGTQCCVRALSVQRIWYFWLLLIIGILCCCSTGYFIRRRVHPYSPPEGTDFNVSFTRHPITAPGLHQAGFHNYGDSETAVISTVYPAQNHPSHVTAVYSALPSYYSQPPPSYDQVMQDSQKK